AAGGTGGTCAGATCTCTCTGAACCTGACTTCCTCATCCAAAAGGGGGCGGGGTGGTGAATGAGGATAAAATACTGCCTCCCAAAGTTGATGAGAAAATTAAATGTGATTATCTGGCATACCTAGCACAATAGATGTCAGTATATGTTTATTTCCttcttcacttgtaaaataaAGATACTTGAATTGTATCACTTAGAAACAATCTTAGATTGTGGAAGGCCtccttgtgtttttgtttgttgtgatAGTGCTAGCTTTTCAGTAGTTGTGGAGAGTAGGAATAAAGATTGTTCTACTTTGAGGAATAATTGGGAGAAAAAGACTAAAGACTAGAGAAACTTAAATTGTAGTATAAAGCCTGCTCTCACGTGAGAGGGTTTATGCCAGGGCAGCCTCTAGTTTAGGGTTGGCAGACTCATGGGCTATGGGCCGAAATGCCACCTCCTGCTCTACTTTATGGTAATTATGATTCAGAGACATGGAAGCATAGAAACTCTCTTCCTTGTAGCCAACAGTGTTGGTGACATACTCTTGTTTGCTTATGTGTATGGAGATGTTACAATGGGTAAATGCCTCCAACCCCAACCACATTAGGTTAGGATCAAGGGGAAAGATGATAGTTTCTTTGGTTCTTGACAAAGGGCTTAATCTTGACAAGAAAATAAAGCAGTAGGCTTTCCCACGAAAGGGAGTTTGGGCATCCTTGGATGACTAAATTGAGTGACTGATGTCATTTCCCTTCCTGAGGTTTCCTAAGTCCATGGTCTGACACAGGGCCTGGAAAACAATGGCCTGCATGCTGCCTGGTTTTGTATAACCATTGAGCTACGTGCAAGCTAAGAagggttttatatttttaatgggtTTTTTTAAGATTATTCTAAAGATTTTATACATGAAAATTGCAAGAGTTTCTAATTTCagttttctgaaagttttattgaaagacagccacacccattcattgagtgttgtctgtggctgctttcatacTGCTTCTGCAGAGCTGAGCACCTGCAGTAGACAGAACAGGCTGCGAAGACTAAAATACAGGTATCCCCTGATTTTTGAAAGTTCACTTTATGCCACTTCGCTTTTATGAAAGACCTACATTAGTACCTGTTTTTGCTaaccaaaagaaatccaaagaggatttttgcttttacagAAAATGGTTATTGCTTTTTTGCTTTATGTTGTTTTGGTTTATGAAAGGTTTCTTAAGCCAGGGAAGCGTGTATTTATtatttggccctttacagaaaaggttCGCCAACTTCAGGTGttactgataattttttttcttaactggaGGAGGATAACTTGTATTATATTTGTCTTCTCCATGGTTATACTTTCCCGGAGGTGGGAGTGCTGGAGGATGGGAAACTTACTTTACTGACTGTGGCATTACAGCTTCTGTGCTTTGGGAGATGTAGGAGGGCAGAGGGTAGGGGaacaaatttcttaaaagatatgcgTGACATCTGGATtaatgaagaagaggaaaaattaaaaccCTAGATATTCCAAATAGGATACTGACATACAGCTAAGAATGGTCCATCCAGAAGATCCTGGGGACAAGGCTAGAAGCTGTTAGACCCAGAGCAGAGTTTACATAAATCTACTGTAAAGGTAATTCTCCCTGTTTTAGGAGAAAcaagataaaaaaggaaataacgcTCTCTGTTCTAATTCTTCACATCCTGTTTGACCTTGCTCCCCCGTCCCACTGCAGTCTAGCTATTCCATGTAAATTATCTAATATGCAGAGTGGTACCTTAATCCAAGTAACCTTTGTTAAATTGTCTCAGGTGAAGTTCTAATACTCAGAAAGCAGGATCAGTTTAAGTTGCCTCAGGTCCTTCTGGGAATGAGGTATGGGATATGAATAAAGTCAAAGTATGCTACACTCTAAATTATTTCACTGGTTAAAACATCATAATGAATTCTTCCCCTTAAAGTACTTTATATATTTCTAAAACAGAAGATACAGTTATGATTGGAAATAGCTCTATAATGTTGTACCTGCAGAGTTTAATATACCttagtagtatatttataattataacctattctgatttcttttcaaatattaggTGTCCTAGTTGCCTACGAAGGTTTGCCACTTCATCTTGCACTGTTCCCCAAACTTTGGACTGAGCTATGCCAGACTCAGGTAAAGAGAATGAGTTTTAGATGCCTTGGTCTTTCATCTCATCTGACCATGTAGTCAGTAGTTCTAGGAACAATGGGTTAAAGACTTGCTGGAAATTGGGGATGTTACAGACTCTTGATagcttaaatattattaaatggaAGTAACAGCTATTAAGCAATGGGCATCTAGTTGgcctttgaggttttttttttcacttctgtagATTTATTTGACAAAGGATATTTCAAATAAGCTGTTTATAATTAAATCCCTCATGTGTAGGTCAGTGTAAACAGTTGTGGTAAAAGTCTACAACAGGGAGCTATTAGGGCAAGAAGGCATATGCCACTTCTGgctctccctcacctcccccaTCTGTTTCTTCTCCCCTCCACTGTTCCAGAAGCTCTAGCAGAAACCATTTCAGTAGTCTGTCCTTTACCTTTTGCTGATCTATTACCTCAGGGAATTTTTTCAAGAGTCTGAtacacttattttttattgagtctcATTGAGAACAGGAAACACGGTACACACTACCTTAGAATCTTAAGAGCCAGCCCCTTAAAGTGATAGGCACCAGTAATGCTTGTTAAATTGTGGAGAGAGAATGGTGGAGAGAGGAGAAATCATACTGGTCCTAAGGTTTATTAGCCCATTCCTTACATCAGGTATCCCCCCGTCCTTAGACCCtaaaaaaactgtttttattgCCTGATTGCATCTGCCCATTCTCAGAGGATGAGATGAGTTTATTAATTCCTTTGACATAAACCTTTACCCACATTTAGTATCTGGAATACTTTGAGTCTGGCCCAGCCTCCTGCCCACGAGGTAGTGCTCTGTATATTCTCATAATGGATGTGTCACATGGTACTGTAATAGTTGATTATCTCCTTGCCCCAAACCATGAACTCAAGTGTAGAGACGTGAAGAGTCATCTCTATTCCCTGAAGtgtcattctgtttcctatagtAGGAATCTTTGATAGGCTAGTATGCTTTAATCACACGACTTAGTACATGGTAGACATTCAGAAAATGACTGACTTTTGAGCTGAGAGTTCTGTCCAGTAAATTGGAGATCTCTGCTTTTCCCCTCTCTGCCACTATTGCTTTTTTCATTCTTCCTGGTTTGAATCGTTGCTGCTTTTGGTTTCTGTACTCTGCCACCGCCTATTGCTTCCCTGTTGCTTTATCTGCTTCTGCACTGTACTACTTCCTTTACTTGGCTTTTTTCCCACAGAATTCATCACCCCCCAGTACTTAAAGCTAAACCATCTAAGGCTTCCAGGGCTCCTGCCAGTCCTATAGGAGCAGCTGTGCTGTGCAAGAAACACAGGCAGCAGGCAGACTGACCAGTAGAATAAGACAGATTTTCCTGATACCAGGGATCTGAAGACCTGGGTGCTAGTCCCTCTTGACTCCTTAATTTCTTGGGTGACCTTGAGCAGTTCACTTACCACGGTGCTTAGTCTACTAAAACATataagtatatacatatgcatgtacaTGTTATCTAAATTTTATCCTTTTGTTTTCCGTAATGATCTTATTAAAACACACATGTAAATAATCTAGGGGCTGTACCTACTTAAAGACATACTACTTGTGTTTAAGAGCCATGACCATTTGAAAACAGGAAAGccaaattttagtaaaatttccaTATATTGGGACCCACTAATTCTGTGAGGTAACGAGGAAAAGAGGTTTGTTGTTTACTTTTGCAGGTATTTATGGGGGAAGGGTATTTAACAGACGGTTACTATTGTTAGTGAGATTACACAGTGAGAGTTTTAATGCACTTTAGAGAataaatttaattcttaaaatgtcttttttctaCCTGTGATTTAGCATTGTTCCTGTGAAAACATCCTATTTGTCATTCTGACTTGGCCAGTCCTTATTCACTTTCATAATGCTAGATAAATAAAGCTGCATTTCTATTGAAACAGCTGTTCAATTTTGCCATTCAAACTTCTTACAAGTCTCTTCTTCTAACATTCAGCCATTTAGTCCAATTTAGTAATACTTCAATTTATTGGAAGGACAGTTGCTGACTGAAAGCTTAGTAGACAAAAGTGACTTTTCCAGTAGGATTTAAAATGACTTTGGATGTACATCATAAACAGTGTATTGAGGATATGCAGTTATTTCAGTGCTCAACCAGTGTGTCTTCTCCCCACTTTAGTCTGCCATGTCAAAAAACTGCATCAAGCTTTTGTGTGAAGATCCTGTTTttgcagaatatataaaatgcattCTAATGGATGAAAGAACTTTCCTAAACAACAACATTGTCTACACATTCATGACACATTTTCTTCTAAAGGTATGTCCTAAGTTGGAAACTCAGTCTGTTACTTACAATTAATTAATGGTTTTGTTTTCAGAGTATTAGTCttttggagctttttttttttttaatcaatcatCTTTTTCAGGTTCAAGGTCAGGTGTTTTCTGAAGCAAACTGTGCCAATCTGATCAGCACCCTTATTACAAACTTGATAAATCAGTATCAGAACCTGCAATCTGATTTCACCAACCGAGTCGAAATTTCCAAAGCCAGTGCTTCTTTAAATGGGGTAAGGACTACGGAAGGGGGAATAGTCACGTACTTCAGAACTTTCCTTATATCAGCTCTAAATTTGGCCTTAGCATGATTTTACTTTATACATATAGTTTTATTATTTGAACTTTAGAAGCCACATATGGTGGAAAAAACTAAccaaataaaaatgtgttcactCTGCTTTTTATGTATGTCGCACACACTTTGTTACCTTAGAAGACATGAGCCAATGTCATTAAATGCTAAGACCACTAAGAGGAAACATTCCCTTTATCTTTCTCACATTTTTTGAAACATTACTTGTGATGTTTATTAGTGCCTGTGACTCATAAGCAACTGAAAATCAATTAGTAATCCGAATATAAAGCCCGTTAAAACTAGGGGACTAGTTGCTTTGTCTAGTCTCTGTGACAGCCATGTCAAACAAGGAAGCACGCTGGAAACACGGGCTAGCACGCCATCCAGCAGCAGCCTCCTGAGGAAGGATGAATGCTTAGACGCCAGAACGGATTACAGAGCTGATTACAGACCCTTACCACTTGTGACATCCACCAGAAGTCAGCATATCTGAAAACTGATTCCTAGATTAGTAAGGCCTAAATTTCTCATGGATCATtcatggtttgttttttaaatttctgtgtaaGTTCATTACTggtattttccttcctttcccatttTTGGAAAGCATTGAGTCTTCAGTATGACTTAATACTGCTATACTTATACCACTACTTACCACACTGGCTTTCTAGTTTTAGCATTCTTCCAAAAATATCAGAGCAACCAGGATGGATTCTTGGAAAAGTGAACATGTACGTTAAACTGTTAATAGCTGTGTCAAAATGTTGGTTTTGGCATTTGAAATGTTCCCTGTCTGGACTTTTGTAGGACTTGCGGGCGCTTGCTTTGCTCCTGTCTGTACACACTCCCAAACAATTAAACCCAGCTCTAATTCCAACCCTGCAAGAGCTTTTAAGCAAATGCAGGACTTGTCTGCAGCAAAGAAACTCACTCCAAGAGCAAgaagccaaagaaagaaaaactaaaggtTAGCTTTATGGACTAATACTGACAGTAGGGTGGGAGAAGAGAAGAATATACTCTGTGCAACTGACTTTACAGTAGCTGTGTGTTTAGTTGAGCCTATATTTAAATGCTAAAAACGAAATTTCCCATAGACACCTCCCAGTGTGTGATCTTCATGACTCCTTTCAGAGAATTTCTTGCTGTTCATTTTCACAGATGATGAAGGGGCGACTCCTGTTAAAAGAAGGCGTGTTAGCAGTGATGAGGAGCACACTGTGGACAGTTGCATCAGTGATGTGAAAACAGAAACCAGGGAGGTCCTGACCCCGACCAGCACTTCAGACAATGAGACGAGAGACTCTTCAATTATCGATCCAGGAACTGAGCAAGATCTTCCTTCCCCTGAAAACAGTTCTGTTAAAGAATACCGAATGGAGGTTCCATCTTCATTTTCAGAAGACATGTCAAATATCAGGTCACAGCATGCGGAAGAACAGTCCAACAATGGTAGATTTGAAGACTGTAAAGAATTTAAAGACCTTCACTGTTCCAAGGATTCTAACCTCGCTGAGGAAGACTCTGAGTTCCCTTCTACTTCCCTCTCCGCAGTCCTGTCTGACTTAGCTGACTTGAGAAGCTGTGATGGTCAAGCTTTGCCTTCACAGGACCCTGAGGCTGCTTTATCGCTCAGCTGTGGCCATTCCAGAGGGCTCTTTAGTCACATGCAGCAACACGACATTTTAGATACCCTATGTAGGACCATTGAATCTACAATCCATGTGGTCACAAGGATATCTGGCAAAGGAAACCAAGCTGCTTCTTGACATTAGATGTAGCATGTCTACTTTTAAGGTCCCCCTTCCCCCTAATGCTGTTTGTATAAGTTTtgcttatttctgtttttgtgctTCAGTTCGTCCAGTGCTCTCTGCTTGAATGGCAAGATAGATTTATAGGCTTAATTCTTGGTCAGGCAGAACTTCAGATGAAAACATTTGCATCTTCAGTATACTTTCTAAAGGGCAATCAGATAACGGATTTGTTTTATGTAATTAAGAGTTCACTGTAGTGGCTTTCATTTAATATGGCTGTCTGGGAGGAACAGGGTTTCCTGGCCCTTACAATGTAATTTAAACTTAACAGCATTTTTACTGTGTATAATATGGTGTCCTCTGTGCCAGTTTTGTACCTTATAATAGAGGCAGATTGCCTCCGATCGCTGTGGTTCTTATTATCAAAATTAAGTTTACTTGTATACGGAACAACCACAAGAAATTTGATTCTGTAAAGAATCCTCTTTAGCTGTGGCCTGGCAGTATATAAATGGTGCTTTATTTAACAGAATACCTGTGGAGGAAATAAAGCACACTTGatgtaaaaataattgttttatttttattgacatgaCTGATTGATTgctattctgtgcacttaattaaACTGATTGTGATGACTTTTTACTTGTTTACATATGTTGCTTCAGTCTTCTCAAGATGAAagtaatgagaaaactgaaatgagGGGAAGCACTTCTccattctattctgtttcattagaaGTGGAGTGGCAGTCCAAAAAGCAACTTACTTTTACCCTGTAGACTTTTCAATCCTCATTACCCCAAAATGCATAACTGCTGCAGGGAGAAGCGTTAACGGTACAGCCAGCTCGCCCTCACATCAACATGCTCCTGAGTGCGACATGCCACTGTTTCACTACCTAAGAGCTACTACATACCTTAAAAAccctgaaataaataaaagaaaggaatagTTATCaacatgccattttttttttgtcttcctgaACTAAAACTGTAGCTAAAAGTAAGCTTGTTAGGACAAGCTTTAGCTTGGGACACTTCAACCATCTGTACGTAGGGATTCAACCCAGAAGAGCATCTACAGGAGGTAAAGTTAATACCTAATTTCAGGTTGCTTGCTTTTAAACTCAATGCAGTCTAGTCATAAAGATTCAGACAATGCTTTCGATTCTGTACAAGTTGATGGATTTCATCCAGTACAAATTAACagtacttgttttcttttttaaaaggagtAACAGGGAAGAGGTAAATGACACTTTTTCTGCTTACAAAAAGTAATGCCCTTATAAAATCTTCTAACTAATTCAACCATTTAGGGTGGTTAACTGCAGTAaaccttttatttcttcaaaatgcTGCTTCTGCCAACAGAATTTTATGTTCTCTTCTTTACAAACAGGAACTCCTTTACAGTCCAACTGTAATTCCGTTTGCCCTAGAGTAGGCACAAAATTCAGTGCAACTGTTGCATAGTGTtctggaagaaggaaaggaaagcttATTACTGCattatgaaaaggaaaatttacCCATACAGTACCACTATTTGCTTTTCACAGTAGGGGGAAAAACAGCTTGAGAGTTTTTGGACTCAAAACAGTGCTAATAACATACCTTCTGGCCAGTTCCTACACCTCCATTTCATGAcgatttttttatttgttaactgaaaacaaaggggaaattccactgaaaacatcttttaaaatttcctacaATACTGTCACAAATAACCAAATCCGTTCATAAAAGCCCCTACGTACTAAAAGTAATCGAAGAACAACATACACTCCCATTTTCCAGCTTATACACCGCACCACTGAGAATTCATTGTCCCCCATGCCAAAATGTTTAACAGTAGTAACACCCAAGGACAGAAGTGTAACAAGAACAGAGCCGATGTCAGTGGCGAGGCAACTGACATTTGGCAACACACACCCTAGTGATTAGGTGGCAGAAACCAGAAACCAACTTTTAGACCAAAAGTTGGAAGGAAATCTATAATTGTGCCTTCTGAAATCATCAATACTTGCAAAATTACTGTGAAACAAAGGCTTCATCTTTATTATACTTagtatttataacattttttatttacccTACAACCAACTTTATAAAGTGCTCAAGTTTCTGTGAACTCAGATAAAAAGCCAAAGCACATtaaaaacaggatgaataaagCAATATTAACAGAAGAGTCAGTCCCAGCTTACCTTCCTTTAAACCAGAAGCTTACTTACCAGTTCTATATATTCACCAGTGATGTTCCCGTCAAACATTTGGAATTTCCCTCCCTTTTCAGCTTCTAATACAGCAGGAGATTTAGAAAATTTTTGCACCAGCTAACCAAGCAAAATGTACAACAGACATGTTATTCCAGCACATACTATCATGTTTttaacctaaatgtaaaatattaatgtAACAATTTactgtagtttttgtttttttaattgtggctACACAGCTCTTAATTAtagctttccttccctttctctcctctttcagaggaagaaaactcAGTAAATTGCTCCAAACTCCTAAATGCTGATTAACTCCTCCAAAATGCCCATCTTTTCCCACTCAAATTTTTCAGAGACTATCCTAAAGATTTCTAGATCCTTTCAATCAGGAAACTATGGCCATACAGGAAACGAAAACCCAGCTCCAGTTCTTAGTGGCTTATTTTCTCCAAATGTCAGCATTTCAGATCCTAACTTGCAAAGTTACTTACATCTTTCACAGTAAAGATTCTATACAGCTGCTCAACAGCTGTATCAAACAGCTCCGTCATGTGCAGGGCCACAGTGGGAATCCTCACACCCAGTGCCACTGGAGAAGAGGTCTGAATCTCAAGAGAAAAGGTTCCAATATGacaaaagattttgaaaattcttCTAATCTTAATAAAACACCAGAATGTCCCGAATTGCACACTACCCCCTTCCACTAAAGCCTTTTAGCACCACCAGTTCTGgtctttattttgaaaacagtTCACTGTTCCTATAAGCTCTTTAGCTCTGTTCCAGTCACAGGCTATGACCTCACACCCCAAATCTTATTTGGACATGTAAATATGGCCCAGAGGGCAAAAAAGTGAAGCAGGTGAAGGACAGCAGCACTGAAGGCCAAAGGGCCCCAATTCCCCACCACCAGATTCCAAGAACAGGATCTAAAACCTCCAATTGACCAAAAGTCTGGAGAGGTTCTTCCATTGTTTCATGTGAACCACAAAGTCACCTGGTTTTGTATTCTCTGCTGCCTACCAAAACAACACTGCCTTTACAACACCATCTTGAACTAAATTCAATTATTTAGTTCAGAAAGGCCTACTTATACAATCCCTTCCATCAAGGATGAAAGTCTCATTTAatcacttctccccaaaacagcaGAGGAAGTAAGGGTGGATTAGCTGGCCCTGGTCACTATCCTCTGCAGTTCGTCATCACAAGACTATTTAGAGCTTTGAAGCCTAGTGGCCACCAGAGGGCATACCTGCAAGGTATTCTCATTCAGTTTCCTTTTAATGGTCAATTCCTGCGTTGCCATAGCTTTCGTTGGTAAAATCATTCCCATTGTAAATTCTACAAAGAAAACATATGAGAAGTGGttttaataaagaattttttccctttcaaaacaAATAGTAAGGCAGAAAACCGAAAACAGTATGtaagaataaaaaagaactgatatttataaaaagaattcCTATAGCATTTTGAGAGTTTCAAGACCATTCTGTATTTTTACCTATAAAACTAATCATGAACAACACGAGATCCACAGCAGCAAATGCCttttatcctttcctttttatcaaATGCCTTACTTTTATCTAGTTCTTGATAAAACAGCAtaattttcaaatgttctttTCCAAAAAGCTCCATTTTAAACGACTAACTACTAACAGCTTTATGGCCTTCACTTACTGTCAAAACCAGACACTTGCTCATTGCTTCACCACCACCTCACAAAGCTTGGCCTCCCAGTGTTCAAGCCTGTGGGCCAGCCACATGTGTGATCTCGTGAGAAAAGTGGCAACCCCAAACGCTTCTGTGCCAACACCTAGATGCTCAGGTAGCAGAGTCCAAGGATGAGGTGCAGACATACAGGCCCTGCTGGCCATTTTGTCCGGCAGGTAACTTCTCTAATTTAGGGAAGAAGACAATAACCTCAATTCCACACAGTATAGGGATTAACTAGATAAGTCTCAACTACCTGAgtcactttcattcattcattcattcaacaaagatttattaagcacctactatgtgccagggcattatgacagatgctggagagacagcagtgaacaagataaACACACCTTCCATGCCCTCacggagcttacagtctagcaaGGAAGACAGTTGTTTCTGGAGCCTTGGACATCAGCCTAACCTGGGAATCCAGACCACAGTGCAGAGCATTACTTGGGTAAATAGAAAAGGGACCCTCTAATTCACAAGGGATGCCTTCTTTACCCGTCTTAAGTGCCTCCAGGTAATCTCCAAGGGCCTCCCTGACCTTGGCGGTGCCTGCAGTTTTCATAAGATCCTTCAGTATATCCCCATCTCCTTTCTTTTTACTCACGTTCACCTAcaaatcagaaaaatacaaaccTAAGAAAAATCTGGTTTGATGTATTCTCACAACACTGGGACATATGGATGAGAGAACTGTGATGgcgagggaagggaaagaaagaaattgatgtAAGAGAGAGATGGCAGGTTTCTTCATATAGTTTGAGAAGATGTAAAGGGTTTCTTATCAAGGGTCCGTTGATTAGGTTGGTGGCCAGATCATGAAGGATTTCTTAGGATGTGAACCCCCtaatctgtgtctgttttatcTGTGTATATAACATACTGAAGATGTAGTCCATGGCTTTTATCAGGGTCTAGAAATGcgctgtccagtatggtagctgctcagccacatgtggctactgagtacTTGCAATGTGACTGGTCAGATTTGAGATGTGCTTTAAGTGTAAAATAACACACAACAGACTCTGAAGACTTAGTaccaaaaagaatgtaaaataatctCTTAATAACTTCGATATTAATTacatgttaaatattattttaaatattgggtaaaataaaaaatattaaaactaatttcacctgtttcttttaactttttaaatatggCTGCTAGAAAATTTTAAGTTCCTTATGTGGCTTGCATTACATTTCTATTGAACAGCGCTGGTCTAGAACCCCAAAACCAGTGTAATCAGGTAAATCACGTTTCCCCACAGCCTGGCCTTGGGCTAcattttttttggcagggaggaGAGTTGGcaaagaggaagagggggaaaaaagagggagggagggaagaacagGGACAGGTGAGAGGGGGAGACAGGGAAAGGAAAGCATCAAAGTTCTGCTCTGGGGACGCCTCCGTGGTGCTCTCAGGTGAGGTGTTGGCATGAAATCATGTAGTGTCCCTGTGATTCAGCTGAGTTGGGCCTGGTCCCAGGTTCCAGTTCCAATTTGAAGAGTCTGTTCTGTAATGCTACCAAGGGTTGAATCTAAAAGACCAATTTAACATGTTGATGAAACACTTCTCAGCTGATGGATCTGAACACAGCTAAGTGAAATTACAGCCCGAGTACAGCAACATGTCTGAAGGTATGTCCGAGACAGCCCCGCTTTTACAACATTTTATAATCTTTAATAGAGGCGGCTCATAGACAAGTGGCTCAGTACAACTTAGTTTCTATATCTCTAAAGCCTTCACACTGAATACATTCACAAATCAAAAAAGACCTTTTATCAAACTACCTTTATTTGGAAAATATGGCTGCTATACAAATGGTCTCAACTCACAACCAAGCTTTTAAAAAGGGCACTAACCACAAACCAAGCATAGGAGTTACGCAGGCTCTATCTCCCAAACTAGAGGAGCCAGGCAAAATATACTAACACACACTAACTAGCTTACAAAACACGCGTGATATAACCAAGGGAGATCACAGCTACAAGCTAAGAATTTTCACTATTAAAGGGAAGGAGCAAAGATGtagggaaagagaaacaaaacccTGTTCACCAAGCTGTGCATCTTGCCTGAGCACTTTACAGTATATACACTGTCACATTTATCTAGTAACATTCTGAAA
The genomic region above belongs to Vicugna pacos chromosome 15, VicPac4, whole genome shotgun sequence and contains:
- the AHSA2P gene encoding activator of 90 kDa heat shock protein ATPase homolog 2 isoform X1, with product MAKWGQGDPRWIVEEREDGTNVNNWHWTERDATSWSKGKLRELLVGIAVENETGRCEVSELKQVEGEASCSSRKGKLIFFYEWNIKLGWKGIIKESGAKHKGLIEIPNLSEENEVDDTEVNVSKKKGDGDILKDLMKTAGTAKVREALGDYLEALKTEFTMGMILPTKAMATQELTIKRKLNENTLQIQTSSPVALGVRIPTVALHMTELFDTAVEQLYRIFTVKDLVQKFSKSPAVLEAEKGGKFQMFDGNITGEYIELLTNKKIVMKWRCRNWPEEHYATVALNFVPTLGQTELQLDCKGVPVCKEENIKFCWQKQHFEEIKGLLQLTTLNG
- the AHSA2P gene encoding activator of 90 kDa heat shock protein ATPase homolog 2 isoform X2 produces the protein MAKWGQGDPRWIVEEREDGTNVNNWHWTERDATSWSKGKLRELLVGIAVENETGRCEVSELKQVEGEASCSSRKGKLIFFYEWNIKLGWKGIIKESGAKHKGLIEIPNLSEENEVDDTEVNVSKKKGDGDILKDLMKTAGTAKVREALGDYLEALKTEFTMGMILPTKAMATQELTIKRKLNENTLQTSSPVALGVRIPTVALHMTELFDTAVEQLYRIFTVKDLVQKFSKSPAVLEAEKGGKFQMFDGNITGEYIELLTNKKIVMKWRCRNWPEEHYATVALNFVPTLGQTELQLDCKGVPVCKEENIKFCWQKQHFEEIKGLLQLTTLNG